From Anaerolineales bacterium, a single genomic window includes:
- a CDS encoding DUF4325 domain-containing protein, translating into MKAKLTVQDAKRWVTREILAGNSSHLSSRLAAQFGVSRVTAANALKKLVNDGWLDSSGGTRPNYHLGRNREIAETFSLPGVDEHIVWEHKFRPWFDLPLNVLGIAHHGFTEMVNNANDHSGGKFVTALMRLYEGNLVIAVLDDGIGIFEKIAQAMSLPDRRLAILELSKGKFTTDPANHSGEGIFFTSRMFDQFQIEANGLHYDHDVRDKHDWLLEIDRPATGTLVYMAIPINSQRTAREVFDEYTTGDNFGFDKTVVPVRLARIGHENLVSRSQAKRLVARFEGFRTVLLDFTGVDEIGQAFADEIFRVFANLHPEVELVEIHTTPNVEKMIIRARTAGIMAAQLQGSGDSGT; encoded by the coding sequence ATGAAAGCAAAGCTGACTGTCCAGGATGCCAAGCGTTGGGTTACCCGAGAGATCCTGGCGGGGAATAGCTCGCATCTTTCAAGCCGATTGGCTGCGCAATTTGGGGTATCTCGAGTAACGGCGGCTAACGCTCTCAAGAAGCTCGTCAATGACGGGTGGTTGGATTCTTCGGGTGGGACTCGCCCAAATTATCACCTTGGGCGGAATCGGGAGATAGCCGAAACATTTTCACTACCAGGGGTTGATGAGCATATTGTTTGGGAACACAAGTTCAGACCGTGGTTTGATCTGCCCCTAAACGTACTTGGCATAGCCCATCATGGGTTTACTGAAATGGTGAATAATGCCAACGATCATTCTGGCGGCAAATTCGTCACCGCCTTGATGAGACTCTATGAAGGCAATTTGGTCATTGCAGTTCTTGACGATGGCATCGGGATTTTCGAGAAGATTGCACAAGCCATGAGCTTGCCCGATCGTCGACTTGCCATTCTGGAGCTATCAAAAGGCAAATTCACGACCGACCCCGCGAATCATTCCGGGGAGGGTATTTTCTTTACGTCTCGCATGTTCGATCAGTTCCAGATCGAGGCCAACGGTTTGCATTACGACCACGACGTCCGGGACAAACATGACTGGCTGCTTGAAATCGACCGCCCGGCGACCGGAACGCTTGTATACATGGCCATTCCCATCAATAGCCAACGTACGGCGCGAGAAGTCTTCGATGAATACACAACTGGCGACAACTTTGGTTTCGACAAGACAGTCGTGCCGGTCCGGCTCGCCAGAATCGGGCATGAGAACCTGGTGTCGCGCTCCCAAGCCAAACGTCTTGTTGCCAGATTCGAAGGTTTCAGGACAGTGCTACTCGACTTCACTGGGGTCGATGAGATCGGACAAGCATTTGCCGACGAAATTTTCAGGGTCTTTGCCAACTTGCATCCCGAGGTTGAGCTCGTTGAAATCCACACAACTCCAAACGTTGAAAAAATGATTATTCGCGCCAGAACCGCCGGCATCATGGCTGCGCAACTGCAAGGAAGCGGTGACTCAGGCACATGA